The Nitrospirota bacterium genome contains a region encoding:
- a CDS encoding YciI family protein, translating into MERTRYFMSINKFRPDSDRAQINKTVPLHRDWAKQQLAAGVLVQAGKWGDHGGMIVIKATTREEADRVVNQDPLARAGLIEFETGELHPAVAFK; encoded by the coding sequence ATGGAGAGAACAAGGTACTTCATGTCGATCAATAAATTCAGGCCCGACTCCGACCGGGCGCAGATCAACAAGACGGTCCCGTTGCACCGGGATTGGGCGAAACAGCAGCTCGCAGCAGGGGTACTGGTGCAGGCCGGCAAGTGGGGCGATCACGGCGGCATGATCGTCATCAAGGCGACGACCAGGGAGGAAGCCGACAGGGTGGTGAACCAGGACCCTCTCGCCCGGGCCGGGCTGATCGAATTCGAAACAGGAGAGCTCCACCCGGCTGTTGCGTTCAAATAG
- the uvrB gene encoding excinuclease ABC subunit UvrB produces MKFRILSDFKPTGDQPQAIVKLSEGITSGQRDQVLLGVTGSGKTFTMANVVERVQKPTLVIAHNKTLAAQLYNEFKELFPENAVEYFVSYYDYYQPEAYLPTTDTYIEKDSSINEQIDRMRHAATNSLLERNDVIVVASVSCIYGLGSPEAYHGMLLFLEKGQHIDRNEILRKLVDIQYTRNDFDFHRGTFRVRGDVIEIFPASHETTAVRVELFGDEIDAINEFDPLLGSPLQKLEKIAVYPNSHYVIPDSRMKTAIDGIHEELRERIQHFRRENKLIEAQRIEQRTMFDLEMIQEMGYCHGIENYSRHLSGRAPGEPPPTLLDYFPKDYLLIIDESHATIPQIGGMYNGDRARKQTLVEFGFRLPSALDNRPLNFEEFNARTNQIVYVSATPADYEVERSEGRIIEQVIRPTGLTDPTITVRPVKGQVDDLLNEVRKRAEAHERVLVTTLTKRMAEDLTEHYKELNVKVAYLHSDIETLERVDIIRDLRMGKYDVLIGINLLREGLDIPEVSMVAILDADKEGFLRSTRSLIQTMGRAARNVNGEVILYGDKITDSMRNAINETNRRRTVQEEYNVRHNITPISIKKNIQAALRTVYEQDYFTVPIAAEDAGEYVPTVNIPQLIASLEKQMRAAAKVLDFEAAAGLRDKIRSLRQQEMAVGVKVE; encoded by the coding sequence ATGAAATTCAGGATCCTGTCGGACTTCAAACCTACCGGCGACCAGCCGCAGGCCATCGTGAAGCTCTCGGAAGGCATCACGAGCGGGCAGCGGGACCAGGTGCTCCTGGGCGTGACCGGTTCGGGCAAGACCTTTACCATGGCGAACGTGGTGGAGCGGGTGCAGAAGCCCACGCTCGTGATCGCGCACAACAAAACGCTCGCGGCACAGTTGTATAACGAGTTCAAGGAGCTGTTCCCGGAGAACGCGGTGGAGTACTTCGTCTCCTATTACGACTACTATCAGCCCGAGGCCTACCTGCCGACCACGGATACCTATATCGAGAAGGACTCCTCCATCAACGAGCAGATCGACCGCATGCGCCACGCGGCAACGAACTCGCTGCTCGAGCGGAACGATGTGATCGTCGTGGCGTCGGTCTCGTGCATCTACGGCCTGGGCTCTCCCGAAGCGTACCACGGCATGCTCCTGTTCCTCGAAAAGGGGCAGCACATCGATCGGAACGAGATCCTCCGCAAACTCGTGGACATCCAGTACACGCGGAACGATTTCGACTTCCACCGCGGTACCTTCCGCGTGCGCGGCGACGTCATCGAGATCTTCCCGGCCTCGCACGAGACGACGGCCGTGCGGGTCGAGCTGTTCGGCGACGAGATCGACGCGATCAACGAGTTCGACCCGCTCCTCGGCTCGCCGCTCCAGAAACTGGAGAAGATAGCCGTGTATCCCAACAGCCACTACGTGATCCCCGACTCGCGCATGAAGACGGCCATCGATGGAATCCACGAGGAGCTCCGGGAGCGGATCCAGCACTTCCGCAGGGAGAACAAGCTGATCGAGGCGCAGCGCATCGAGCAGCGCACGATGTTCGACCTCGAGATGATCCAGGAGATGGGCTACTGCCACGGCATCGAGAACTATTCGCGCCACCTCTCGGGGCGGGCACCGGGCGAGCCGCCGCCCACGCTGCTCGACTACTTCCCGAAGGACTATCTCCTGATCATTGACGAGTCCCACGCGACGATCCCGCAGATCGGCGGCATGTACAACGGAGACCGGGCGCGCAAGCAGACGCTCGTCGAGTTCGGGTTCCGGCTGCCGTCGGCGCTCGACAACCGGCCGCTCAATTTCGAGGAGTTCAACGCGCGCACGAACCAGATCGTGTACGTTTCGGCGACGCCGGCGGACTACGAGGTCGAGCGGTCCGAGGGCAGGATCATCGAGCAGGTGATCAGGCCGACGGGGCTCACGGACCCGACGATCACGGTCAGGCCGGTCAAGGGCCAGGTGGACGACCTGCTGAACGAGGTGCGAAAGCGCGCCGAGGCGCATGAGCGCGTGCTGGTGACGACGCTCACGAAGCGCATGGCCGAGGACCTGACCGAGCATTACAAAGAGCTCAACGTGAAGGTGGCCTACCTCCACTCCGACATCGAGACGCTCGAGCGCGTGGACATCATCCGCGACCTGCGCATGGGCAAGTACGACGTGCTGATCGGGATCAACCTCCTGCGGGAGGGCCTCGACATCCCCGAGGTCTCGATGGTCGCGATCCTGGACGCGGACAAGGAAGGCTTCCTGCGCTCGACGCGTTCCCTCATCCAGACCATGGGACGGGCGGCGCGGAACGTGAACGGCGAGGTGATCCTGTACGGCGACAAGATCACCGACTCCATGCGGAACGCGATCAATGAGACGAACCGGCGGCGCACGGTACAGGAGGAATACAACGTCAGGCATAACATCACGCCCATTTCCATCAAGAAAAACATCCAGGCCGCGCTCAGGACCGTGTACGAGCAGGACTACTTCACGGTACCGATCGCCGCTGAGGATGCGGGCGAATATGTTCCGACCGTGAACATCCCGCAGCTCATCGCATCGCTCGAGAAGCAGATGCGTGCAGCGGCAAAGGTGCTGGACTTCGAGGCCGCGGCCGGGCTCCGGGACAAGATCCGGTCCCTCCGGCAGCAGGAAATGGCCGTTGGGGTGAAGGTGGAGTAA